A segment of the Panicum hallii strain FIL2 chromosome 1, PHallii_v3.1, whole genome shotgun sequence genome:
tgagcttgcctcttcgtgtggcagccttgggaggtctgtaacctTCTCTTGCAGCTAGTGATATTacccctcatctcaagagttcactctcttgacttgagaacgaggaagagccaacctttgtggtgaagctcaaATCTTTTGTGGctgcctcaacaacgtggactttggccagcctttgtggcgacactgaaccacgggataaatctttgTCTCGCGTGCTGATTTACATTATTGCTAAGTTACTTTCTCATTCTAGGTTTAAGGCTGATCCAGTTCTCTACTATGGTTTCCTCTGTTCtagttccatatatgtgttgctgacacctgcaggaaacctagaaattaactTGATCTACTCTTTGGTTCGTCAGattttgaattctgtaatttgtaTTCTGTTGAGCGTGGCAGTGCGCACTCAggcgcggcagtgccgcactctcgTCTGACGAGAATTTGGAATTGAGTTTTtacaggcctattcacccccctctaggcctctttactggtccagtgatcctacacaaggccctgtgcgaggaccaggcgttgcggtcgtcggtcctggcgtcgatgccgaccctcgacgagggtggcctggcggtccggcagctgggaggcgaccccaatcACAGGAGTCACATCCTCGGTGCCTCACCCGACCACCAGCAGCGCGCCAGCCAAGGTCCCGGGGGGCCAAATCCCGGAGGTCCAGCCCCCGCCGGGAAGGGAAAAGAtaaggtgccggtgccggagcaccgccaCAAGGACAACGTGGGTGCCGCCCCGACCCGGAGGATGACGAGGCACAGGGGGCAGCCCCCGCGTGGAGCAGCCAAGCAGAGGGGtccaagtcccggaggctccagcgcggcGACGGCTCCTTCATGGGGGAGCTggcccccaagcgccagaagacggcggaggcggagagaCAGAGcagagctccaccacctccgccgcaacGCCAGCAGCCAGAGGGGAGGCCGGAGGAGGCGCGGTGGCCTTCTCCGGAGCAGCAGATTCCTCCGGTGCCACCGACGACGTGGCACCCAacgacgccaccaccaccgacAGAGCCAAGGCCACAAaccccacccccgccgccagAAGCGCCAGCAGCCGGGGACCTCCACCAAAAGTTCGGGGGGTCCACGGCAGGAAAAGGGGTCCTCCTAATTGCTCGGGGTGGTTGGGAGTGGTATGACTTCGAGTAAGTAGCCTTCTCAGAACTTTTCATTATTCCATTTAACCTCTGGGGCCTAACCCCGTTGGTGTATGACAGGCCCCTTTCTCCGGACGCATTCAGGGCAACTGCCGGTGTCGCACCAGCTggggggtccggcccccagccagcacCTTCAGCATCCCCTGCTGGCAGGTCGGCGACAACACCAGCAGGGACCCCGCCTGCGCCAGCACTGGTGGAGTctggacccagaggtccggagCTGGAGGCTACGGCCCCAAGGCCCGAAGCCGCGCCTCAGGAGGAGGCTGCCCGTCCCACTGCGACGGCGGAGGCGCCAGCAGCGTCGGCAGTGTCGGGCACCACGGCAGAGGCCTCTCCAGCTGAGCAAGCAGCAGAGGAGGCTGCGGCTGTGGCAGAGGCACCAGCACCGGAGGTCGCCAGCACCACCACTCCACCTGCGCAAGaagaggagctggaggtggtgtATAGAAGGCACCTTCTCCCGCGCCCAACGAAGGTCCCATTCCCCCGCCTCCTGGCCAAGAGCCAGCAGGCTCTGGAGGAGTTGGAGGCGGGTATCCACCAGGagtgggaggagctggaggcggagcaccTCCGACTCTCCAGTTGGGAGtgccgcctgggggaccgcatcaagacAGTCTCCACCCGCTACGCCGGGGAGCACGCTGAGCTCACGCTGGAGCGCGAACTCCTGCAGGAGCAGTTGCAGAAGGCTCTCGACCAAGAGGCAGCAGCTGCCCAACAGGAGAGAGCGGCCGCACGGCGGGAGAAGCATGCTATCAAGTGGGAGCTTGTGGCGGAGACGAGGGTGAGCGTGGTGGAGGACAGGACGAAGACTGCCCTGGAGCTGACCAACCAGGCCAAGGTGGTGATGGAGCTAGCTAAGGAGCAGGAAGCTGCCCTCGCGGGATGAGAGGCGGCCGTGGCGGAGGGAGAGGCCAACCTCGCCGTCCAacaggaggagctggcagctcGGACCCAGGGGCTCCAGGAGCTTGAGGCATCTCTCCAGGAGAGGGAAACATctctccaggagagggaggcttCTCTCCAGGAGAAGGTATCATctctccaggagagggaggccaggGTGGAGGAGTtcctggcggagcggagcgccagcACCGGCCAGATTGTGAGGTGGGTCGGTGAAGTGAACCCCTCCCTGGATGCTCTCGGACTAAGTCCCATCCAGGTCGCTGAGGCCCCACCCCCACTTGGCGCTGTCCTCCGGGCGTTGGACTCCACCGCCGAACGTCTACGACACGTGGAGACCGCCTTCTTTGATCTCCTGGAGACAGAGGGACGGGCGGTCGCCCGagggatggcggagtacatccttacCTGCTTCCGAAGCCATGACCCCGCCTGCTCATTAACTCCAGTTTTGGTTGGTCCCGTTCGGGCGAAGGTAGCCGCTGCACAGGAAGGTGTGCAGGAGGCGGCGGACATGGTGGCGACCCATGTTCGGTGCCATCCCGGACCTAAAAGGGGAGGAGCCTCCTCCTCGGACCACCAGCACAATAGGAGTAGTATCTTTGTTAttgtttttgtaatataactttgtgatgttgtgtacaTTATCAGCAATGCATTTAAGTGTTTCATGCGTCTACTTATTGcgaaaaaacttagctgtttttctGATTGTCGATCCTGTGATGTGTTCTCGAACATACCaaggtcccttggccccctaggaggtagtcgcgatgggttgggactagctgccatagaaccaaGGTCCTGCATATGACTTAGAatcgacgcttagtagacgtccccatgAGGTCCCGGACTTACCAGCGAGGACCTTCTGAGTTGCATAGCGAGTCAGAGCACCAGGGCCTAGGTTCAAGGAttaaaggggtcccggcccccgggtccatggTTCGAGGTGCAACGGTACTTGCcctaggggggcagggcgtgtaagtttagggtacggaaccaggctaagcggctacacaaccctggaccccagcaaagaacgagcacgtctctctgaagccagttcccagaTGTCCGGATCCTTTTCTCCTGCTAAATAGAGGTCCTGGGGTAGAAATGCAGCGTAGCAACTCAAGAAAGACCTCGGGCACGTCACAGATGTGAAAGACCATGTGGGGGGTTAGTGTAGCGAGAAgcaaagaaaaaatagaatcgCATAAACCTCAAGGACACACTAAGAACAAATctttc
Coding sequences within it:
- the LOC112895983 gene encoding fibrous sheath CABYR-binding protein-like, whose product is MGELAPKRQKTAEAERQSRAPPPPPQRQQPEGRPEEARWPSPEQQIPPVPPTTWHPTTPPPPTEPRPQTPPPPPEAPAAGDLHQKFGGSTAGKGVLLIARGGWEWPLSPDAFRATAGVAPAGGSGPQPAPSASPAGRSATTPAGTPPAPALVESGPRGPELEATAPRPEAAPQEEAARPTATAEAPAASAVSGTTAEASPAEQAAEEAAAVAEAPAPEVASTTTPPAQEEELEVVYRRHLLPRPTKVPFPRLLAKSQQALEELEAGIHQEWEELEAEHLRLSSWECRLGDRIKTVSTRYAGEHAELTLERELLQEQLQKALDQEAAAAQQERAAARREKHAIKWELVAETRVSVVEDRTKTALELTNQAKVVMELAKEQEAALAG